One window of Papaver somniferum cultivar HN1 chromosome 9, ASM357369v1, whole genome shotgun sequence genomic DNA carries:
- the LOC113313805 gene encoding transcription elongation factor SPT4 homolog 2-like isoform X1 → MSSVAQIPTSFGHELRACLRCRLVKTYDQFRESGCENCQFFNMDKDNEMVNECTTSNFTGIISVMDPSRSWAGRWLRIGKFVPGCYTLTVSETLFGELQTICDEHNIPYVPPKRS, encoded by the exons ATGAGCAGTGTGGCACAGATACCAACTTCTTTTGGACATGAGCTTAGGGCTTGCCTCCGTTGTAGGCTTGTCAAAACTTATGACCAG TTTAGGGAATCGGGATGTGAAAATTGTCAATTTTTTAATATGGACAAAGATAATGAAATGGTCAACGAGTGCACTACGTCGAATTTCACCGG AATAATTTCAGTCATGGATCCAAGTAGAAGTTGGGCTGGCAGGTGGTTGAGAATTG GAAAATTTGTTCCTGGTTGCTACACGCTTACAGTGTCAGAGACACTATTCGGAGAATTACAG ACAATTTGCGATGAACATAATATCCCATATGTGCCACCGAAGCGTTCCTGA
- the LOC113313805 gene encoding transcription elongation factor SPT4 homolog 2-like isoform X2 translates to MNLISCFKMCRLGYLWRNTASCNFCFSLQFRESGCENCQFFNMDKDNEMVNECTTSNFTGIISVMDPSRSWAGRWLRIGKFVPGCYTLTVSETLFGELQTICDEHNIPYVPPKRS, encoded by the exons ATGAATTTGATATCATGCTTCAAAATGTGTAGACTAGGTTACTTGTGGCGGAATACTGCTTCGTGCAATTTTTGTTTCTCATTACAGTTTAGGGAATCGGGATGTGAAAATTGTCAATTTTTTAATATGGACAAAGATAATGAAATGGTCAACGAGTGCACTACGTCGAATTTCACCGG AATAATTTCAGTCATGGATCCAAGTAGAAGTTGGGCTGGCAGGTGGTTGAGAATTG GAAAATTTGTTCCTGGTTGCTACACGCTTACAGTGTCAGAGACACTATTCGGAGAATTACAG ACAATTTGCGATGAACATAATATCCCATATGTGCCACCGAAGCGTTCCTGA